A region from the Aphis gossypii isolate Hap1 chromosome 1, ASM2018417v2, whole genome shotgun sequence genome encodes:
- the LOC114119479 gene encoding spermidine synthase-like → MDKLKTGWFSELTDLLPGRSFSMEVEQVLHQEQSKYQEILVLKTKSHGVVLVLDGMIQCTEFDEYSYQEMISFLPLFSHPKPQRVLIVGGGDGGVAREVAKHPLVEIIDQVEIDDRVIELSKKYLPFMAEGFNNPKVNLHVADGFKFMEEHFQYYDVIITDSSDPIGPAVSLFQKSYFELMKRALRPGGIVCSQADTFWGHLKNAASMHNHCKEVFAKAAYATSYVSTYPAGQIGFALGSLDEKTDFVNPVYQLTNQQRKDMKLRYYTTDIHKAAFALPAFVVDALDNVENNS, encoded by the exons ATGGACAAGTTGAAGACCGGATGGTTCAGCGAACTCACGGACCTGTTGCCGGGCAGAAGTTTTTCCATGGAAGTGGAACAAGTCTTGCATCAAGAACAGTCCAAGTACCAGGAGATATTAGTATTGAAAAC GAAATCGCACGGCGTCGTACTGGTACTCGATGGCATGATTCAGTGCACGGAGTTCGATGAATATTCTTATCAAGAAATGATTTCATTTTTGCCATTATTCAGTCATCCAAAACCGCAGAGG GTGCTCATTGTGGGCGGCGGTGATGGAGGGGTCGCTAGGGAAGTAGCCAAACACCCATTGGTTGAAATCATTGATCAAGTGGAAATCGATGACCGTGTTATTGAACTGTCCAAGAAATATTTACCGTTCATGGCCGAAGGATTTAACAATCCTAAAGTCAATCTGCATGTAGCTGATGGTTTCAAATTCATGGAAGAACACTTTCAGTACTACGACGTCATTATAACTGACTCTTCTGATCCTATtg GCCCGGCTGTTTCACTATTCCAAAAGTCGTACTTTGAATTAATGAAACGCGCACTACGACCTGGTGGAATCGTGTGTTCCCAAGCTGATACTTTCTGGGGACATTTGAAAAATGCAGCGTCAATGCACAACCATTGCAAAGAAGTTTTTGCCAAGGCAGCGTACGCAACGTCCTATGTATCCACTTATCCAGCGGGTCAGATCGGTTTCGCACTCGGTAGTCTTGACgag aaaACAGACTTTGTAAACCCCGTGTATCAGTTGACTAACCAACAGCGAAAAGACATGAAGCTACGTTACTACACCACCGACATTCACAAAGCAGCGTTTGCTCTGCCCGCGTTTGTCGTCGATGCCCTCGACAACGTCGAAAACAATtcgtaa
- the LOC126549430 gene encoding putative uncharacterized protein DDB_G0282133 isoform X2, protein MDPIMNSQPIEVIDTNGFNKFKYPAIVHNGYLYHFHKKCKRHLRWRCCRRLSWKCPAVLRMTRGMSEIAHITVDHEHIHANDLDAIEAFKNVINKHKQSSLSSKNKCFKPKDLNKFFLTNSKDTIFNFENNPLNKLEQKNNKNQLKNVNQICRATLPNEHNMTINNNKNKNKFSLRNNINKRNYILSKNNQIEKNALIRRRKKNVYMPIANTRTFKRSLTTNTNKRKNIKTTNKQKIKSTLITNACSQTIPSKVKPRKNTSKFTNKNLPINTTTSTSTPVLKSISTIGSLPSIKVPFNMIESHLNKNIDNENESISDSDDNNDDDDDDSIFGSDGVNYNTVINDNDDEENNIKFVQDDCMSNNYNKENWPTILKKLSDPSTGIKVLEGILLRKALIQMMQGNNRTNREVLILKHYSCSIDNLKHKYDRLLQKVKTLKNSLKSDRNMRRTSVLNKKAKQFDNNTEYHNVDSLNRVQVNDEAKIDGEDEKHNRPTRTRRQPARLSIYHLYSDSD, encoded by the exons ATGGATCCTATTATGAATTCGCAACCTATAGAAGTCATCGACACGAATggatttaataagtttaaatatccAGCAATTGTACATAATGGGTACCTGTACCATTTCCACAAAAAATGCAAGCGTCACCTCCGATGGAGATGTTGCCGTCGATTATCTTGGAAATGCCCGGCTGTGCTCAGAATGACCAGGGGTATGTCAGAAATAGCACACATCACCGTCGACCACGAACATATTCACGCGAACGACTTGGACGCAATCgaagcatttaaaaatgtaataaataaacacaaacaatCGTCCTTATCCag taaaaataagtgttttaaaCCAAAGGATTTGAACAAATTTTTTCTAACTAACTCAAaagatacaattttcaattttgaaaataatccgctcaataaattagaacaaaaaaataacaaaaatcaa cTCAAAAACGTAAATCAAATTTGTCGGGCAACATTACcaaatgaacataatatgaccatcaataataataaaaacaaaaataaattttctttaagaaataatataaacaaaagaaattatattttgtctaaaaataatcagatagaaaaaaatgctttgattagaagaagaaaaaaaaatgtatatatgccAATTGCTAACACACGCACATTCAAAAGATCTTTGACTACGAATACAAAcaagagaaaaaatattaagactactaataaacaaaaaattaaaagtacatTAATCACAAATGCATGTAGCCAAACAATTCCTTCAAAAGTTAAACCAAGAAAAAACACttctaaatttacaaataaaaatttacctataaatacaACTACTTCTACAAGTACACCTGTACTTAAAAGTATATCTACAATTGGAAGTTTACCTTCAATTAAAGTTCCATTTAATATGATTGAAAGCCATTTGAACAAGAATAttgataatgaaaatgaaagtATTAGTGATAGTGACGacaataatgatgatgatgatgatgattctATTTTTGGTTCTGATggagttaattataatacagttatcaatgataatgatgacgaagaaaataatattaaatttgtgcaAGATGATTGTATGtcaaacaactataataaagaaaattggccaacaattttaaaaaaactgagTGATCCTTCGACAGGAATTAAG GTATTAGAAGGTATTTTATTGCGCAAAGCATTAATTCAAATGATGCAAGGAAATAATAGAACTAATAGAGAAGTTCTGATATTAAAACACTACAGCTGCAGTATTGATAATTTGAAACATAAGTATGATCGTTTGCtgcaaaaagtaaaaacattaaaaaatagtctAAAAAGTGATAGAAATATGAGACGTACtagtgttttaaataaaaaagcaaag CAGTTCGATAACAATACAGAGTATCATAACGTGGACTCACTGAATCGGGTACAAGTCAACGATGAAGCCAAAATCGACGGGGAagatgaaaaacataatagacCCACCCGGACAAGACGACAGCCAGCGCGTCTATCAATTTATCACTTATACAGTGATAGTGACTAG
- the LOC114119488 gene encoding sorting and assembly machinery component 50 homolog B-like, translating to MVLDTANLIETKPIRINRVDIVGLKRTKDDIVKKATKCLFDSKTISDVIAKTAIVKRNLMQLECFNDVSAKLDVDSVNGQDRYYVTIKVEECNWVQGHVKILSDAHFDNNPDPKLSTGVSFSNLFCRGEKLNLVSDVYSSNKKFSTGSVSFTKPLIALFSPYLYTTVFKNHYDRSKFGYSFDEYGLNTGLNLSHEYFKLNLLWEGVARDLKNSQNAPFGIREQLGLTLKSSVKMTASYDTRDSGVFPSYGSLVQCCSEFAGLGGSHEFVKNELTLQHTFTTLLDFAVTGSFSFGILDKFGTSSILDNFYLGGPLTFRGFEECGVGKKEDGSIMGSSMFWRYNTHVHAPLPFLSKKNKLSHLIRIHLFMNSGNVGNRLGNLTKDIRGLINNVRLSCGAGLALNINNLMRLEINYCLPVYYSNNDSIVSNKNQWGFGLLFF from the coding sequence atGGTCCTGGATACTGCAAACTTGATTGAGACAAAACCAATCAGGATAAATCGTGTGGATATTGTTGGTCTAAAAAGAACTAAAGACGATATCGTTAAAAAAGCTACAAAATGTCTATTTGATTCCAAAACCATCAGTGATGTAATTGCCAAGACAGCGATAGTTAAAAGAAACCTGATGCAGTTAGAATGTTTCAATGATGTATCTGCCAAACTAGATGTTGATAGTGTCAACGGACAGGATAGATATTACGTTACCATTAAAGTGGAAGAGTGTAATTGGGTTCAAGGACATGTCAAAATTTTATCCGACGCTCATTTTGACAATAACCCTGATCCTAAACTGTCTACTGGAGTATCATTTTCAAACTTATTCTGTCGtggtgaaaaattaaatttagtgtcTGATGTATATTCATCCAACAAAAAATTCTCTACTGGTAGCGTTAGTTTTACAAAACCATTAATTGCCTTATTTAgtccatatttatatacaacagTTTTCAAGAACCATTATGATAGAAGTAAATTTGGCTATTCATTTGATGAGTATGGGTTAAATACTGGATTGAATTTAAgccatgaatattttaaattaaacttattgtGGGAAGGAGTGGCtagagatttaaaaaattcacaaaacGCACCATTTGGTATACGAGAACAGCTTGGACTTACCTTGAAGTCATCTGTTAAAATGACAGCTTCTTATGATACTCGTGATAGTGGTGTGTTTCCCAGTTATGGATCCTTAGTACAGTGTTGTTCAGAATTTGCCGGACTTGGTGGTAGCCATGAGTTTGTAAAAAACGAACTTACCCTTCAACATACATTTACCACACTCCTAGATTTTGCTGTTACTGGATCTTTCTCTTTTGGAATATTAGACAAATTTGGAACATCCAgcattttagataatttttatcttggAGGACCATTGACATTCAGAGGATTTGAAGAATGTGGTGTGGGTAAAAAAGAAGATGGGAGTATAATGGGTTCTTCAATGTTTTGGAGATACAATACTCATGTACATGCTCCACTtccatttttatctaaaaaaaataaactgtccCATCTAATAAGGatccatttatttatgaattccGGAAATGTTGGAAATCGTCTAGGAAATCTAACCAAAGACATACGAGGATTGATCAACAACGTACGACTATCATGCGGAGCTGGTTTGGCATTAAACATCAACAATTTAATGagattagaaattaattattgtttaccagtttattattccaataatgattctattgtgtcaaataaaaatcagtgGGGCTTTGGTTTGCTGTTCTTTTAA
- the LOC126549430 gene encoding putative uncharacterized protein DDB_G0282133 isoform X1 — translation MDPIMNSQPIEVIDTNGFNKFKYPAIVHNGYLYHFHKKCKRHLRWRCCRRLSWKCPAVLRMTRGMSEIAHITVDHEHIHANDLDAIEAFKNVINKHKQSSLSSKNKCFKPKDLNKFFLTNSKDTIFNFENNPLNKLEQKNNKNQLKNVNQICRATLPNEHNMTINNNKNKNKFSLRNNINKRNYILSKNNQIEKNALIRRRKKNVYMPIANTRTFKRSLTTNTNKRKNIKTTNKQKIKSTLITNACSQTIPSKVKPRKNTSKFTNKNLPINTTTSTSTPVLKSISTIGSLPSIKVPFNMIESHLNKNIDNENESISDSDDNNDDDDDDSIFGSDGVNYNTVINDNDDEENNIKFVQDDCMSNNYNKENWPTILKKLSDPSTGIKVLEGILLRKALIQMMQGNNIKFVQDDCMSNNYNKENWPTILKKLSDPSTGIKVLEGILLRKALIQMMQGNNRTNREVLILKHYSCSIDNLKHKYDRLLQKVKTLKNSLKSDRNMRRTSVLNKKAKQFDNNTEYHNVDSLNRVQVNDEAKIDGEDEKHNRPTRTRRQPARLSIYHLYSDSD, via the exons ATGGATCCTATTATGAATTCGCAACCTATAGAAGTCATCGACACGAATggatttaataagtttaaatatccAGCAATTGTACATAATGGGTACCTGTACCATTTCCACAAAAAATGCAAGCGTCACCTCCGATGGAGATGTTGCCGTCGATTATCTTGGAAATGCCCGGCTGTGCTCAGAATGACCAGGGGTATGTCAGAAATAGCACACATCACCGTCGACCACGAACATATTCACGCGAACGACTTGGACGCAATCgaagcatttaaaaatgtaataaataaacacaaacaatCGTCCTTATCCag taaaaataagtgttttaaaCCAAAGGATTTGAACAAATTTTTTCTAACTAACTCAAaagatacaattttcaattttgaaaataatccgctcaataaattagaacaaaaaaataacaaaaatcaa cTCAAAAACGTAAATCAAATTTGTCGGGCAACATTACcaaatgaacataatatgaccatcaataataataaaaacaaaaataaattttctttaagaaataatataaacaaaagaaattatattttgtctaaaaataatcagatagaaaaaaatgctttgattagaagaagaaaaaaaaatgtatatatgccAATTGCTAACACACGCACATTCAAAAGATCTTTGACTACGAATACAAAcaagagaaaaaatattaagactactaataaacaaaaaattaaaagtacatTAATCACAAATGCATGTAGCCAAACAATTCCTTCAAAAGTTAAACCAAGAAAAAACACttctaaatttacaaataaaaatttacctataaatacaACTACTTCTACAAGTACACCTGTACTTAAAAGTATATCTACAATTGGAAGTTTACCTTCAATTAAAGTTCCATTTAATATGATTGAAAGCCATTTGAACAAGAATAttgataatgaaaatgaaagtATTAGTGATAGTGACGacaataatgatgatgatgatgatgattctATTTTTGGTTCTGATggagttaattataatacagttatcaatgataatgatgacgaagaaaataatattaaatttgtgcaAGATGATTGTATGtcaaacaactataataaagaaaattggccaacaattttaaaaaaactgagTGATCCTTCGACAGGAATTAAG GTATTAGAAGGTATTTTATTGCGCAAAGCATTAATTCAAATGATGcaaggaaataatattaaatttgtgcaAGATGATTGTATGtcaaacaactataataaagaaaattggccaacaattttaaaaaaactgagTGATCCTTCGACAGGAATTAAG GTATTAGAAGGTATTTTATTGCGCAAAGCATTAATTCAAATGATGCAAGGAAATAATAGAACTAATAGAGAAGTTCTGATATTAAAACACTACAGCTGCAGTATTGATAATTTGAAACATAAGTATGATCGTTTGCtgcaaaaagtaaaaacattaaaaaatagtctAAAAAGTGATAGAAATATGAGACGTACtagtgttttaaataaaaaagcaaag CAGTTCGATAACAATACAGAGTATCATAACGTGGACTCACTGAATCGGGTACAAGTCAACGATGAAGCCAAAATCGACGGGGAagatgaaaaacataatagacCCACCCGGACAAGACGACAGCCAGCGCGTCTATCAATTTATCACTTATACAGTGATAGTGACTAG
- the LOC114119485 gene encoding THO complex subunit 3 codes for MSYWKHFDVNVNELKDYFKTHKSVKEFQAHSSKVHSVGWSCDGKRLASCSFDKSVATFTLDKDRLNKEYTYKGHSGSVDQLCWHKFNPDLLSTASGDKTVKVWDVRHQKCSNTILTKGENINITWSPDGHTIAVGNKEDLITFIDMRTLKPISEQQFNFEVNEMSWNNESDLFFLTNGLGCVHVLSFPDLVQRHIVKAHPGTCICIEFAPNGHYFAVGSADASVSLWDLENLACVQTYTRLDWPVRALSFSYDGKMLASGSEDLYVDIADVTTGEKITDIPIEAATFTVAWHPKQYLLAFACDDKEQFDRKRDTGNLKVFGFSSE; via the exons ATGAGTTATTGGAAACATTTTGATGTTAATGTGAATGAATTAAAAGATTACTTTAAAACACACAAGTCGGTCAAGGAATTCCAAGCTCATTCTTCAAAAGTACATTCAGTTGGTTGGAGTTGTGACGGCAAACGTTTAGCATCTTGTTCATTTGATAAATCTGTGGCTACATTCACATTGGATAAAGACCGTTTG aatAAGGAATACACATATAAAGGACATAGTGGTAGCGTGGATCAATTATGTTGGCACAAATTTAACCCAGATTTATTAAGTACAGCTAGTGGTGATAAAACAGTCAAAGTATGGGACGTAAGACaccaaaaatgttcaaatactATTTTGACTAAAG GAGAGAATATCAATATCACATGGTCTCCTGATGGACATACTATTGCTGTTGGAAACAAAGAGGATTTGATAACTTTCATTGATATGCGCACCCTTAAACCAATAAGTGAGCAACAGTTCAATTTTGAAGTGAACGAAATGTCATGGAACAATGAAAGTGATTTGTTTTTCTTGACAAATGGTTTAGGATGTGTCCATGTGTTAag TTTTCCAGACTTAGTTCAACGACATATAGTCAAAGCTCATCCTGGTACGTGTATTTGTATAGAATTTGCTCCAAATGGCCATTATTTTGCTGTAGGCTCAGCAGATGCTTCTGTGTCACTGTGGGACCTTGAGAATTTGGCTTGTGTACAGACTTACACTag ATTGGATTGGCCAGTTCGAGctttaagtttttcatatgATGGTAAAATGTTGGCATCGGGTAGTGAAGATTTGTATGTGGACATTGCAGATGTTACTACAGGAGAAaag atAACTGATATACCAATTGAAGCAGCAACATTCACTGTGGCATGGCATCCAAAACAGTATTTATTGGCATTTGCATGTGATGATAAAGAACAATTTGATAGGAAAAGAGATACTGGAAATCTTAAAGTATTTGGGTTTAGTTctgaataa
- the LOC126549428 gene encoding DNA-directed RNA polymerase III subunit RPC1-like, whose product MVKEQYRDTDGSRIISKISFTVDNPQDIQRKSHLCINTRNLYAINNNSATRTPHPYGVLDHKLGVNQKDAICTTCNKGLNDCPGHLGFIDLQLPVFHVGFFSSVITILQTICKNPFCAKVLLNEEDRMFFYTKLRNKNLTYTMRKKVFKEVHAKAKKIQICPFCSDIVGQVKKNGILKISYDRYRYKKPGTEAESKLCALNDVVKYNKEVESMRNYLFNENLNPQEVLRLLLSIPYEDIILLGMNPEVSNPGWLLMTRMLVPPNCIRPSAVSDIRSGTNEDDLTLKLSEVLFINDVIVKHKQSGAKPQLLHEDWEYLQLHCALYINSDLSGVSRTMMPKKIARGCVQRLKGKHGRFRGNLSGKRVDFTARSVISPDPNLRIEEVGVPVRMAKILTFPQKVCPANIELMRKLVMNGPEIHPGANFVELQGSKLKKYLRFGNRPAIAKDLKIGDIVERHLSDGDIVLFNRQPSLHRLSIMCHRAKVLEHNTLRFNECVCTPYNADFDGDEMNLHLPQTEEARAEAALLMINKSNLVTPRNGDILIAATQDFITGAYLLTHKNTFLNQRDASRLIGWLMSGDDINIDLTLPRPAILKPHKLWTGKQIFSIIMRPSKKCSVKANLRCKGKSYTRDEELCFKDSYVYIRNSELLSGTMDKATLGSGSKSNIFYVLLADWGSDVCCKVMWRLTRLTSYFLMLRGFSIGIGDVTPSNDLLQSKNELVINGNALCEENIRLRNAKELKCQPGCNMDETLEANILKQLSGIRDSVGKACLSELHSTNGPLIMALSGSKGSNINISQMIACVGQQALSGHRVPDGFESRSLPHFKRFSKTPEAKGFVENSFYSGLTPTEFFFHTMGGREGLVDTAVKTAETGYMQRRLVKSLEDLCVHYDNTVRNAFGDVIQFEFGGDSLDPTYTEGDGVPVDFKRVYFNVTANYPCRDECTLESEEILKITEDVLSSEDFQNVNSIFIEELRNFGKNLSINMAEVRKKWLNLEVSKLQRITSTQLIKFYVTCLTKYMAAVIEPGTPVGAIAAQSIGEPGTQMTLKTFHFAGVASMNITQGVPRIKEIINSSKNISTPIITAYLENDKDKEFARIVKARIEQTTLTEVCSYIDVVLDSSECYLLIHIDMNRIKLLQLEVTIETIRDSILSTPRIGIKANQVNIDNESCVSISLPSKGAQSLNNLINIYSQNLQKVVIKGISAVSRAVIHEEDDNGEVRYKLLVEGDNLREVMATPGVIGKRCTSNNTFQVWNALGIEASRSTIISEIDSVMGNHGISIDPRHPMLIADLMTSRGELLGITRFGLSKMKESVLNLASFEKTSDHLFDAAYYGQTDTINGVSESIIMGIPINLGTGFFKLIYKTKNKTTDFPKQTFVFDDAELHEKGCYWQ is encoded by the exons ATGGTTAAGGAACAATACAGGGACACTGATGGGTCACGTATCAT ATCAAAGATTAGCTTTACAGTTGACAATCCTCAAGATATCCAGAGGAAATCCCATTTATGCATAAATACTAGAAATCTATATGCCATAAACAATAACAGTGCGACACGTACACCACATCCATATGGAGTACTTGATCATAAATTG GGAGTCAACCAAAAGGACGCAATATGTACAACTTGCAATAAGGGTTTGAATGATTGTCCAGGACATTTGGGCTTCATAGACCTACAATTGCCAGTTTTTCATGTTGGATTTTTCAGTtcagttataacaatattacaaacaatCTGCAAA aaTCCTTTTTGTGCTAAAGTGTTATTAAATGAAGAAGAtcgaatgtttttttatacaaaattgagAAACAAGAATTTAACATACACAATGCGTAAAAAAGTCTTCAAAGAAGTTCATGCAAAAGCAAAAAAGATTCAGATATGTCCGTTTTGTAGTGACATTGTTGgacaagtgaaaaaaaatggtatattaaaaatatcatatgatCGTTACAGATACAAAAAACCTGGCACAGAAGCTGAAAgtaaattat gcgCTTTGAATGATgtggtaaaatataacaaagaaGTCGAATCCATGAggaattatctatttaatgaGAACCTCAATCCTCAAGAAGTACTGCGTCTATTGTTATCTATACCTTATGaagacattattttattgggcATGAATCCTGAGGTATCAAATCCTGGATGGTTGTTAATGACAAGAATGTTAGTACCTCCAAATTGTATTCGTCCATCTGCAGTGTCTGATATACGTTCCGGAAc aaaTGAAGATGACTTAACATTGAAATTATctgaagttttatttataaatgatgtaattgtaaaacataaaCAGTCTGGAGCGAAACCCCAGTTATTGCACGAGGATTGGGAATACTTGCAATTACATTGTGCCTTGTATATTAATAGTGATTTATCTGGTGTTTCACGTACAATGATG ccGAAAAAAATTGCTAGGGGTTGTGTTCAGCGTTTGAAAGGAAAACATGGACGGTTTCGTGGTAATTTATCTGGTAAACGAGTTGACTTTACAGCACGGTCTGTCATTTCTCCAGATCCAAATCTTCGAATAGaagaa GTTGGTGTTCCAGTTCGAATGGccaaaattttaacatttcctCAAAAAGTATGTCCAgctaatattgaattaatgcgTAAGCTAGTGATGAATGGACCGGAAATTCATCCGGGTGCTAATTTTGTTGAGCTTCAAggttctaaattaaaaaaatacttgagaTTTGGAAATAGACCAGCTATAGCAAaagatttaaaa ATTGGAGATATTGTTGAAAGACATTTATCTGATGGAGATATTGTGTTATTCAATCGACAACCTAGTCTTCATAGATTAAGTATAATGTGTCATCGTGCAAAAGTATTAGAGCATAATACATTGAG attcAATGAATGTGTATGTACACCTTATAATGCCGATTTTGATGGTGATGAAATGAATTTACATTTGCCACAAACTGAAGAAGCTAGAGCTGAAGCTGCTTTGTTAATGATT AACAAATCAAATCTTGTCACTCCTAGAAATGGAGACATTCTCATTGCTGCTACCCAAGACTTTATTACAGGAgcatatttattaacacataaaaatacatttcttaatCAAAGAGATGCTAGTAGACTAATTGGTTGGTTAATGTCAGgagatgatattaatattgatttaacacTACCACGTCCTGCTATTCTAAag ccTCACAAACTTTGGActggaaaacaaatatttagtataattatgagaccaagtaaaaaatgttcagtAAAAGCTAATTTGCGTTGTAAAGGGAAATCATATACTCGTGATGAAGAACTTTGCTTTAAAGATTCAT atgtttACATAAGGAATTCTGAGTTGTTGTCTGGTACTATGGACAAGGCAACATTAGGGTCAGGTAGtaaatcaaacatattttatgtgttgtTGGCTGATTGGGGTTCTGATGTATGTTGTAAAGTAATGTGGCGTTTAACACGTCTTACATCATACTTTTTAATGCTACGAGGATTTTCAATTGGAATTGGTGATGTTACACCTAGTAATGATTTGCTTCAATCCAAAAATGAATTGGTTATAAATGG aaatgcATTATGTGAAGAAAATATCCGTTTGAGAAATGcaaaagaattaaaatgtcAACCTGGTTGCAATATGGATGAAACTTTAgaagcaaatattttaaagcaacTGTCTGGTATTCGAGATTCTGTTGGTAAAGCTTGCTTATCAGAACTTCATTCAACCAATGGCCCATTAATCATGGCACTCTCGGGTTCTAAag GGTCCAATATTAACATATCTCAGATGATTGCATGTGTAGGCCAACAAGCCTTGAGTGGACATCGTGTTCCAGATGGATTTGAGTCTAGGTCATTGCcacattttaaaagatttt caaaaacTCCAGAAGCAAAAGGTTTCGTAGAGAACAGTTTTTATTCAGGTCTAACACCAACAGAATTCTTCTTTCACACAATGGGTGGTCGTGAAGGTCTTGTTGATACTGCTGTAAAAACAGCTGAAACTGGATACATGCAACGGCGTCTTgtcaaa tcTTTAGAAGATTTATGTGTTCATTATGACAACACTGTACGAAATGCTTTTGGAGatgttatacaatttgaatttgGAGGTGACAGCTTAGATCCTACTTACACAGaag gcGATGGTGTCCCAGTTGATTTTAAACGTGTATATTTCAATGTAACTGCTAATTACCCTTGCCGTGATGAATGTACATTAGAGTCTGAAGAAATACTAAAGATTACTGAAGATGTGTTATCATCTgaagattttcaaaatgtgAATTCCATATTTATAGAAGAGTTgag aaattttggaaaaaatttatcaataaatatggcagaagttagaaaaaaatggttaaatttaGAGGTTTCAAAACTACAACGAATTACTTCTACACagctaataaaattttatgtgaCTTGTCTTACCAAGTATATGGCTGCTGTTATTGAACcag gaaCTCCTGTTGGAGCTATAGCAGCTCAAAGTATTGGTGAGCCTGGTACACAAAtgacattaaaaacatttcactTTGCTGGTGTTGCTTCAATGAATATTACTCAAGGTGTTCcgag aatcaaagaaataattaattctagtaaaaatataagtactccTATAATCACAGcttatttagaaaatgataAAGACAAAGAATTTGCAAGAATTGTCAAAGCTCGTATTGAACAAACTACACTTAccgaa gtttgTAGTTATATTGATGTAGTACTTGATAGCTCTGAATGCTATTTATTGATTCACATAGATATGAaccgtattaaattattacagttaGAAGTAACAATTGAGACAATAAGAGATAG taTACTTTCAACTCCACGAATTGGAATTAAAGCTAATCAAGTAAACATTGATAATGAATCTTGTGTTAGTATATCTTTGCCTTCAAAAGGCGCTCAATCGTTAAACAActtgataaacatttattcacaaaatttacaaaaagttgttattaaa gGTATAAGTGCAGTCTCACGTGCTGTAATCCACGAAGAAGATGATAATGGTGAAGTGCGTTATAAATTACTTGTCGAAGGTGATAATTTACGAGAAGTTATGGCTACACCTGGAGTAATAGGAAAACGATGTACTAGCAATAATACTTTTCAAGTGTGGAATGCACTCGGCATAGAAGCATCtag gtCAACAATAATATCAGAAATTGATAGTGTAATGGGTAATCATGGAATATCTATTGATCCTAGACATCCTATGTTGATTGCTGATTTGATGACAAGTCGAGGTGAATTATTGGGTATAACACGTTTTGGTTTGTCAAAAATGAAAGAATCTGTGCTCAATCTTGCATCG tttgaaaaaacTTCTGATCATTTATTTGATGCGGCATATTATGGACAGACTGATACAATAAATGGTGTGTCTGAGAGTATTATTATGGGTATACCAATCAACTTGGGTACAGGATTCTTCAAATTGATTTACAA GACCAAAAACAAAACTACAGATTTTCCAAAGCAAACATTTGTATTTGATGATGCAGAACTTCATGAAAAAGGGTGTTATTGGCAATGA